From Toxorhynchites rutilus septentrionalis strain SRP chromosome 2, ASM2978413v1, whole genome shotgun sequence, a single genomic window includes:
- the LOC129766694 gene encoding uncharacterized protein LOC129766694, which translates to MREAYWPLQGRRLARSTVRNCFRCTRLNPIPLEQQIGQLPAQRIMSSRPFNVTGIDYAGPLYLKPTHRRAAPAKAYICVFICFTTRAVHLELVGDLSTQAFIGCLRRFVARRGRPSHLHSDNGKNFVGANNQLKELFYLLQNAEEQQRISSACPDENITWHLIPPRAPNFGGLWEAAVKVAKKHLFRQLGSTRISFENMCTVLTQIESQMNSRPLLPMTEEPDDLAALTPAHFLIGTSMNTLPDPDLSHLPMNKLDQYQSLQLHTQKFWKHWQREYLQELQKDTKCRGRNILIDDLQPPIRWPLARVVSTHPGSDGITRVLSLQTARGLITRPVSKICLLTYAMETPVADSLNCISNMVLDR; encoded by the coding sequence ATGAGAGAAGCGTACTGGCCACTACAAGGCCGTAGACTCGCCCGGAGTACTGTCCGTAACTGCTTCCGTTGTACCCGTCTAAACCCTATACCTCTTGAACAACAAATTGGCCAGCTGCCTGCCCAGAGAATAATGTCAAGTAGACCATTTAACGTTACCGGAATAGATTACGCCGGACCGCTGTACCTGAAACCCACGCACAGACGCGCTGCCCCTGCAAAGGCTTATATATGCGTCTTTATATGCTTCACCACGAGAGCGGTTCACCTCGAACTGGTTGGAGATTTGTCAACCCAAGCATTTATCGGTTGTCTGCGAAGATTTGTTGCCAGACGCGGTCGCCCGTCTCACTTGCATTCGGATAATGGTAAGAATTTTGTCGGCGCAAACAACCAACTAAAGGAATTGTTTTACTTGCTACAAAATGCGGAAGAACAACAAAGAATTAGTTCCGCCTGTCCCGATGAAAACATCACCTGGCATCTTATTCCCCCTAGGGCACCGAACTTTGGCGGTTTGTGGGAAGCGGCAGTGAAGGTTGCGAAAAAACACTTATTCCGCCAACTTGGATCCACCCGTATTTCCTTCGAGAATATGTGTACGGTGCTCACGCAAATTGAGTCTCAAATGAACTCTCGACCGCTATTGCCGATGACTGAAGAGCCTGATGACTTAGCTGCGCTCACTCCTGCTCACTTCCTAATCGGAACTTCGATGAATACACTGCCAGACCCAGATCTCAGCCACCTACCGATGAATAAGCTCGATCAATACCAAAGTCTCCAATTGCATACacaaaagttttggaaacaCTGGCAACGAGAATATCTTCAAGAACTTCAAAAAGATACCAAATGCCGTGGACGTAACATACTCATCGATGACCTACAACCTCCAATTCGCTGGCCTTTGGCTCGCGTAGTGTCAACTCATCCCGGCTCCGATGGAATCACTAGAGTCCTTTCGCTGCAGACCGCAAGAGGACTAATTACACGACCTGTCTCTAAAATATGCCTGCTGACATATGCTATGGAAACTCCTGTGGCAGATTCATTGAACTGCATCAGCAACATGGTTTTAGATAGATAG